The region GCGAAGGGCTACAAGACCAAGCTGGCCTACGGCGAGGACGACCCGGACACGCAGGTCTCGCAGATCGAGAACATGATCACGCAGGGCGTGAAGGCCCTGATCATCGCGGCCATCGACAACAAGTCGATGAACAACGTGCTCCAGCAGGCCGCCGACGCCAAGATCCCGGTGATCTCCTACGACCGTCTGATCCTCGGCACGAAGAACGTCGACTACTACGCGTCCTTCGACAACGAGAAGGTCGGCACGCTCCAGGGCACCTACATCCTGCAGAAGCTCGGTCTCGCGGACGGCTCCAAGAAGGGCCCGTTCAACATCGAGCTCTTCGCCGGCTCGAACGACGACAACAACACGAAGTACTTCTTCGGCGGCGCGATGAAGGCTCTGCAGCCGTACATCGACAAGAAGCAGCTCGTCGTCAAGTCCGGCCAGACCGCGCTGAACCAGGTCACCACCCTGCGCTGGGACGGCGGCACCGCCCAGAAGCGCATGGACGACATCCTGACCTCGTCGTACAAGAGCGCCCGGGTCGACGCCGTGCTCTCGCCCTACGACGGCATCTCCATCGGCATCCTCTCCTCGCTGAAGTCGGACGACTACGGCTCCAAGAACAAGCCGCTGCCGGTCGTCACCGGTCAGGACGCCGAGCTGGCCTCGGTGAAGTCGATCATCTCGGGTGAGCAGACGCAGACCGTCTACAAGGACATCCGCAAGCTGGCGCAGGTGGCCACGGACATGGTCGACGCGGCTCTCAAC is a window of Streptomyces sp. NBC_00271 DNA encoding:
- the chvE gene encoding multiple monosaccharide ABC transporter substrate-binding protein, with translation MRNRRAALTAIAGAASLALTLTACGQSGDGGSKDSSTSSKGGTIGISMPTKSSERWIADGKNVVKDLEAKGYKTKLAYGEDDPDTQVSQIENMITQGVKALIIAAIDNKSMNNVLQQAADAKIPVISYDRLILGTKNVDYYASFDNEKVGTLQGTYILQKLGLADGSKKGPFNIELFAGSNDDNNTKYFFGGAMKALQPYIDKKQLVVKSGQTALNQVTTLRWDGGTAQKRMDDILTSSYKSARVDAVLSPYDGISIGILSSLKSDDYGSKNKPLPVVTGQDAELASVKSIISGEQTQTVYKDIRKLAQVATDMVDAALNNKKPEINDDKTYDNGTKVVPAYLLQPVSVDKTNYEKELVATGYYKDSDLK